One stretch of Bacteroidota bacterium DNA includes these proteins:
- a CDS encoding NfeD family protein gives MESLSNELIWFLFGLVLMLGEIVTPGFVLIFFGVGAWLIALLLWLGVSISFTTQLFVFLVASIVSLILFRKYGSKYSHGKVVRPDSGSSIDDVKGERAVVLYDIQPRTGGKVEFHGTLWNAESDVAISKGASVEVLERNNLTLKVKPIQ, from the coding sequence ATGGAATCTCTTTCAAATGAATTGATTTGGTTTTTATTCGGTCTAGTGTTAATGCTTGGTGAGATCGTTACACCGGGATTTGTGCTTATTTTCTTCGGCGTCGGGGCGTGGTTGATAGCACTGTTACTCTGGCTGGGTGTCTCAATAAGTTTCACAACGCAATTGTTCGTCTTCTTGGTTGCATCCATCGTGTCGCTGATATTATTCCGAAAATATGGAAGCAAATATTCTCACGGAAAAGTTGTCCGACCGGATTCCGGAAGCTCCATTGATGATGTGAAAGGGGAGAGAGCCGTTGTACTGTATGATATTCAGCCGAGGACCGGCGGCAAAGTGGAATTTCACGGAACATTATGGAATGCAGAATCCGACGTTGCCATCAGCAAAGGTGCTTCAGTTGAAGTGCTTGAACGAAATAATCTCACGCTCAAAGTAAAACCAATCCAGTAA